One region of Ornithorhynchus anatinus isolate Pmale09 chromosome X5, mOrnAna1.pri.v4, whole genome shotgun sequence genomic DNA includes:
- the MOSPD3 gene encoding motile sperm domain-containing protein 3, with product MRRGAKASRGPAPGPVPGPGPVPGPGPVPGPGPVSAAVLVFPPQLLFRADERSSHKQVLTLYNTSALRLTFRVLSTAPSRYTVLDAEGHVRPQSCIDIVIRIRAPDPAHYGASDCFRIELREEGAAGRVVGHKDVPSVLQPPPPASRGPQIPPARALPPDAPLYSQTPRSRPARQGPLLPLAPSVFLLYLLTGLACVAFLLLPLQGDAHPALPRALHVSLGQKLVAAYVLGLLTMAFLRP from the exons ATGCGCCGTGGGGCGAAGGCgagccggggccccgcccccggtcccgtGCCCGGCCCCGGTCCCGTGCCGGGCCCCGGTCCCGTGCCGGGCCCCGGTCCCGTGTCGGCGGCGGTGCTGGTCTTCCCGCCGCAGCTGCTCTTCAGGGCCGACGAGCGGAGCAGCCACAAGCAGGTGCTCACTCTCTACAACACGTCCGCCCTCCGCCTGACCTTCCGAG TTTtgtccacagccccctccaggtaCACGGTGCTGGACGCCGAGGGTCACGTGCGCCCCCAGTCCTGTATTGACAT CGTGATCCGCATTCGGGCCCCCGACCCCGCTCACTACGGTGCCAGCGACTGCTTCCGGATCGAGctgcgggaggagggggccgcggggcgggtgGTCGGCCACAAAGACGTCCCCTCCGTGCtccagccgccgccgcccgcctcccgggGACCCCAGATCCCGCCCGCCCGGGCCCTCCCACCGGACGCCCCCCTCTACTCCCAGACGCCCCGGAGCCGCCCGGCGAGGCAGG gtCCTCTGCTGCCGTTGGCCCCCAGCGTCTTCCTCCTGTACCTGCTGACCGGCCTGGCCTGCGTGGCCTTCCTGCTGCTCCCGCTGCAGGGGGATGCccaccccgccctgccccgcGCTCTCCACGTCTCCCTCGGACAGAAGCTGGTGGCGGCCTACGTCCTGG GCCTCCTCACCATGGCTTTCCTCCGGCCCTGA
- the TFR2 gene encoding transferrin receptor protein 2 isoform X2: protein MDRLWGLLSGVHGELGPGRAYGTYRQVEGDKERPMEEEEGEPPAPPGLMELRMSQSRRRGSGASGEQSLSALVGAGPRALRKMATYLILVSLLIFTVAFLLGYVVFRGSCQSCGDYVTAVGDDSGYEAGPDAARSTLYWADLQEMFHKYLDEGQLEASIRSTSSLERTSGSAGMTALSHQIRNTFSQRKLDHVWTDTHYVGLQFPDRLQPNSLYWVDKAGEVTDQLPLEDPDVYCPYSANGNATGSLVYANYGRQEDLEALRRRGVNPAGHLVLVRVGETSFAEKVANAQAFGAQGVLIYPDPADILQDPRKLGLSSHTAVYGHVHLGTGDPYTPGFPSFNQTQFPPVESSGLPGIVAQPISANVASRLLKSLSGPEAPREWKGRLPGTPYSLGPTLTPVGSQLRLVVNNLRVSTPINNIFGCIEGRSEPDHYVVIGAQRDAWGPGAAKSAVGTAILLELVRTFSAMVSNGFQPRRSLLFVSWDAGDFGSVGSTEWLEGYLTVLHLKAAVYVSLDNAVLGDDKFYAKTSPLLVSLIESVLKQVDSPNRSGQTLYEQVVFPDRKWEAEVIRPLAMDSSAYSFTAFGGVPAVEFSFTEDGQAYPFLNTKEDTYDNLNGALFGRLPAVARAVAVVVGQLLIRLSHDHLLPLDFGCYGDVVLQHIGRLNEFSGELKARGLTLQWMYSARGDYVRAAEKLRKEIYSSEESNERLMRTYNVRIMRVEFYFLSQYVSPAVFPFRHILLGRGDHTLGALLDHLRLLRRDRAPTQGGAPPPGPGFQEGRFRRQLALLTWTLQGAANALSGDVWNIDNNF, encoded by the exons ATGGACCGGCTGTGGGGGCTGCTCTCCGGAGTG CACGGAGAGCTGGGCCCAGGCCGGGCCTACGGCACCTACAGGCAGGTGGAGGGCGACAAGGAGAGGccgatggaggaagaagagggagagcccccggcccccccgggcctcATGGAGCTGAGGATGTCGCAGTCACGGAGGAGGGGGTCAGGGGCATCCGGGGAGCAGAGCCTGAGCGCCCtggtgggggccgggccccgggccctgcGCAAGATGGCCACCTACCTCATCCTcgtctccctcctcatcttcaccGTGG CTTTCCTCCTGGGCTATGTCGTTTTCCGGGGCTCCTGCCAGTCTTGCGGAGACTACGTGACCGCGGTGGGCGATGATTCGGGGTACGAGGCGGGCCCGGACGCGGCCCGCTCCACCCTCTACTGGGCCGACCTGCAGGAGATGTTCCACAAGTACCTGGACGAGGGGCAGCTGGAGGCCTCCATCAG gtccACCAGCTCCCTGGAGCGCACCTCGGGCTCCGCGGGGATGACCGCTCTGTCTCACCAAATCCGGAACACGTTCTCCCAGAGGAAGCTGGACCACGTCTGGACTGACACACACTACGTGGGGCTGCAGTTCCCCGACCG GCTCCAGCCCAACTCCCTCTATTGGGTGGACAAGGCCGGGGAAGTAACAGACCAGCTGCCTCTGGAAGATCCCGACGTCTACTGTCCCTACAGCGCCAACGGAAACGCCacg GGCAGTCTGGTGTACGCTAACTATGGGCGGCAGGAGGACCTGGaggctttgaggaggaggggagtgaaccCCGCCGGACACCTGGTCCTCGTCCGGGTCGGGGAGACCAGCTTCGCGGAGAAG GTAGCCAACGCCCAGGCCTTCGGGGCCCAGGGAGTCCTGATCTACCCTGACCCCGCGGACATCTTGCAGGATCCCCGCAAACTGGGGCTGTCCAGCCACACGGCCGTCTATGGACAT GTTCACCTGGGCACGGGGGACCCCTACACCCCTGGTTTTCCTTCCTTCAACCAAACCCAGTTCCCACCCGTAGAGTCATCGGGGCTTCCGGGCATTGTGGCCCAACCCATCAGTGCCAACGTGGCCAGCAGACTGCTGAA GAGTCTGTCCGGCCCCGAGGCCCCCCGGGAGTGGAAGGGACGCCTCCCCGGGACCCCGTATAGCCTGGGCCCAACTCTGACCCCCGTGGGGTCCCAGCTCCGCCTGGTCGTCAACAACCTCCGCGTCTCCACCCCCATCAACAATATCTTCGGCTGCATCGAGGGGCGCTCGGAGCCTG ATCACTACGTGGTCATCGGGGCTCAGAGGGACGcctggggcccgggggccgccaaGTCTGCCGTGGGGACCGCCATCTTGCTGGAACTGGTGCGGACCTTCTCGGCCATGGTGAGCAATG GCTTTCAGCCCCGCCGGAgtctgctgtttgtcagctggGACGCCGGAGACTTCGGCAGCGTCGGCTCCACGGAATGGCTGGAG GGCTACCTCACTGTGCTGCACCTCAAAGCCGCCGTCTACGTGAGCCTGGATAATGCCGTTCTAG GAGACGACAAATTCTACGCCAAGACCAGCCCTCTCCTCGTCAGCCTCATCGAGAGCGTCCTCAAGCAG GTGGACTCCCCCAACCGGAGTGGCCAGACCCTCTATGAGCAGGTGGTGTTTCCCGACcgcaagtgggaggcagaggt GATCCGGCCCCTGGCCATGGACAGCAGCGCTTACTCCTTCACCGCCTTTGGTGGCGTCCCCGCCGTGGAGTTCTCCTTCACTGAG GACGGCCAGGCCTACCCGTTCCTGAACACCAAGGAGGACACGTACGACAATCTGAACGGGGCGCTGTTCGGGCGGCTGCCGGCGGTGGCCCGGGCCGTGGCCGTGGTGGTGGGCCAGCTGCTCATCCGCCTCAGCCACGACCACCTGCTGCCCCTCGACTTCGGGTGCTACGGCGACGTGGTCCTGCAGCACATCGGCAGGCTCAACGAGTTCTCCGGCGAGCTCAAG gccCGGGGCCTCACCCTGCAGTGGATGTACTCGGCCCGCGGCGACTATGTCCGCGCAGCGGAGAAACTGAGGAAGGAGATCTACAGCTCCGAGGAGAGCAACGAGAGACTCATGCGCACCTACAACGTCCGCATCATGAGG gtggAGTTTTATTTCCTGTCCCAGTACGTCTCGCCTGCCGTGTTCCCCTTCCGGCACATCCTCCTGGGCCGGGGCGATCACACCCTGGGCGCCCTGCTGGACCACCTGCGGCTGCTGCGCCGGGACCGAGCGCCCACCCAAGGGGGGGCACCCCCGCCCGGACCCGGCTTCCAGGAGGGACGTTTCCGCCGCCAGCTGGCCCTGCTCACCTGGACCCTGCAGGGAGCGGCCAATGCCCTCAGCGGGGACGTCTGGAACATCGACAACAACTTCTGA
- the TFR2 gene encoding transferrin receptor protein 2 isoform X3 translates to MEEEEGEPPAPPGLMELRMSQSRRRGSGASGEQSLSALVGAGPRALRKMATYLILVSLLIFTVAFLLGYVVFRGSCQSCGDYVTAVGDDSGYEAGPDAARSTLYWADLQEMFHKYLDEGQLEASIRSTSSLERTSGSAGMTALSHQIRNTFSQRKLDHVWTDTHYVGLQFPDRLQPNSLYWVDKAGEVTDQLPLEDPDVYCPYSANGNATGSLVYANYGRQEDLEALRRRGVNPAGHLVLVRVGETSFAEKVANAQAFGAQGVLIYPDPADILQDPRKLGLSSHTAVYGHVHLGTGDPYTPGFPSFNQTQFPPVESSGLPGIVAQPISANVASRLLKSLSGPEAPREWKGRLPGTPYSLGPTLTPVGSQLRLVVNNLRVSTPINNIFGCIEGRSEPDHYVVIGAQRDAWGPGAAKSAVGTAILLELVRTFSAMVSNGFQPRRSLLFVSWDAGDFGSVGSTEWLEGYLTVLHLKAAVYVSLDNAVLGDDKFYAKTSPLLVSLIESVLKQALRPHSLSPAQVDSPNRSGQTLYEQVVFPDRKWEAEVIRPLAMDSSAYSFTAFGGVPAVEFSFTEDGQAYPFLNTKEDTYDNLNGALFGRLPAVARAVAVVVGQLLIRLSHDHLLPLDFGCYGDVVLQHIGRLNEFSGELKARGLTLQWMYSARGDYVRAAEKLRKEIYSSEESNERLMRTYNVRIMRVEFYFLSQYVSPAVFPFRHILLGRGDHTLGALLDHLRLLRRDRAPTQGGAPPPGPGFQEGRFRRQLALLTWTLQGAANALSGDVWNIDNNF, encoded by the exons atggaggaagaagagggagagcccccggcccccccgggcctcATGGAGCTGAGGATGTCGCAGTCACGGAGGAGGGGGTCAGGGGCATCCGGGGAGCAGAGCCTGAGCGCCCtggtgggggccgggccccgggccctgcGCAAGATGGCCACCTACCTCATCCTcgtctccctcctcatcttcaccGTGG CTTTCCTCCTGGGCTATGTCGTTTTCCGGGGCTCCTGCCAGTCTTGCGGAGACTACGTGACCGCGGTGGGCGATGATTCGGGGTACGAGGCGGGCCCGGACGCGGCCCGCTCCACCCTCTACTGGGCCGACCTGCAGGAGATGTTCCACAAGTACCTGGACGAGGGGCAGCTGGAGGCCTCCATCAG gtccACCAGCTCCCTGGAGCGCACCTCGGGCTCCGCGGGGATGACCGCTCTGTCTCACCAAATCCGGAACACGTTCTCCCAGAGGAAGCTGGACCACGTCTGGACTGACACACACTACGTGGGGCTGCAGTTCCCCGACCG GCTCCAGCCCAACTCCCTCTATTGGGTGGACAAGGCCGGGGAAGTAACAGACCAGCTGCCTCTGGAAGATCCCGACGTCTACTGTCCCTACAGCGCCAACGGAAACGCCacg GGCAGTCTGGTGTACGCTAACTATGGGCGGCAGGAGGACCTGGaggctttgaggaggaggggagtgaaccCCGCCGGACACCTGGTCCTCGTCCGGGTCGGGGAGACCAGCTTCGCGGAGAAG GTAGCCAACGCCCAGGCCTTCGGGGCCCAGGGAGTCCTGATCTACCCTGACCCCGCGGACATCTTGCAGGATCCCCGCAAACTGGGGCTGTCCAGCCACACGGCCGTCTATGGACAT GTTCACCTGGGCACGGGGGACCCCTACACCCCTGGTTTTCCTTCCTTCAACCAAACCCAGTTCCCACCCGTAGAGTCATCGGGGCTTCCGGGCATTGTGGCCCAACCCATCAGTGCCAACGTGGCCAGCAGACTGCTGAA GAGTCTGTCCGGCCCCGAGGCCCCCCGGGAGTGGAAGGGACGCCTCCCCGGGACCCCGTATAGCCTGGGCCCAACTCTGACCCCCGTGGGGTCCCAGCTCCGCCTGGTCGTCAACAACCTCCGCGTCTCCACCCCCATCAACAATATCTTCGGCTGCATCGAGGGGCGCTCGGAGCCTG ATCACTACGTGGTCATCGGGGCTCAGAGGGACGcctggggcccgggggccgccaaGTCTGCCGTGGGGACCGCCATCTTGCTGGAACTGGTGCGGACCTTCTCGGCCATGGTGAGCAATG GCTTTCAGCCCCGCCGGAgtctgctgtttgtcagctggGACGCCGGAGACTTCGGCAGCGTCGGCTCCACGGAATGGCTGGAG GGCTACCTCACTGTGCTGCACCTCAAAGCCGCCGTCTACGTGAGCCTGGATAATGCCGTTCTAG GAGACGACAAATTCTACGCCAAGACCAGCCCTCTCCTCGTCAGCCTCATCGAGAGCGTCCTCAAGCAG GCCCTtcgcccccattccctctcacctgccCAGGTGGACTCCCCCAACCGGAGTGGCCAGACCCTCTATGAGCAGGTGGTGTTTCCCGACcgcaagtgggaggcagaggt GATCCGGCCCCTGGCCATGGACAGCAGCGCTTACTCCTTCACCGCCTTTGGTGGCGTCCCCGCCGTGGAGTTCTCCTTCACTGAG GACGGCCAGGCCTACCCGTTCCTGAACACCAAGGAGGACACGTACGACAATCTGAACGGGGCGCTGTTCGGGCGGCTGCCGGCGGTGGCCCGGGCCGTGGCCGTGGTGGTGGGCCAGCTGCTCATCCGCCTCAGCCACGACCACCTGCTGCCCCTCGACTTCGGGTGCTACGGCGACGTGGTCCTGCAGCACATCGGCAGGCTCAACGAGTTCTCCGGCGAGCTCAAG gccCGGGGCCTCACCCTGCAGTGGATGTACTCGGCCCGCGGCGACTATGTCCGCGCAGCGGAGAAACTGAGGAAGGAGATCTACAGCTCCGAGGAGAGCAACGAGAGACTCATGCGCACCTACAACGTCCGCATCATGAGG gtggAGTTTTATTTCCTGTCCCAGTACGTCTCGCCTGCCGTGTTCCCCTTCCGGCACATCCTCCTGGGCCGGGGCGATCACACCCTGGGCGCCCTGCTGGACCACCTGCGGCTGCTGCGCCGGGACCGAGCGCCCACCCAAGGGGGGGCACCCCCGCCCGGACCCGGCTTCCAGGAGGGACGTTTCCGCCGCCAGCTGGCCCTGCTCACCTGGACCCTGCAGGGAGCGGCCAATGCCCTCAGCGGGGACGTCTGGAACATCGACAACAACTTCTGA
- the TFR2 gene encoding transferrin receptor protein 2 isoform X1 → MDRLWGLLSGVHGELGPGRAYGTYRQVEGDKERPMEEEEGEPPAPPGLMELRMSQSRRRGSGASGEQSLSALVGAGPRALRKMATYLILVSLLIFTVAFLLGYVVFRGSCQSCGDYVTAVGDDSGYEAGPDAARSTLYWADLQEMFHKYLDEGQLEASIRSTSSLERTSGSAGMTALSHQIRNTFSQRKLDHVWTDTHYVGLQFPDRLQPNSLYWVDKAGEVTDQLPLEDPDVYCPYSANGNATGSLVYANYGRQEDLEALRRRGVNPAGHLVLVRVGETSFAEKVANAQAFGAQGVLIYPDPADILQDPRKLGLSSHTAVYGHVHLGTGDPYTPGFPSFNQTQFPPVESSGLPGIVAQPISANVASRLLKSLSGPEAPREWKGRLPGTPYSLGPTLTPVGSQLRLVVNNLRVSTPINNIFGCIEGRSEPDHYVVIGAQRDAWGPGAAKSAVGTAILLELVRTFSAMVSNGFQPRRSLLFVSWDAGDFGSVGSTEWLEGYLTVLHLKAAVYVSLDNAVLGDDKFYAKTSPLLVSLIESVLKQALRPHSLSPAQVDSPNRSGQTLYEQVVFPDRKWEAEVIRPLAMDSSAYSFTAFGGVPAVEFSFTEDGQAYPFLNTKEDTYDNLNGALFGRLPAVARAVAVVVGQLLIRLSHDHLLPLDFGCYGDVVLQHIGRLNEFSGELKARGLTLQWMYSARGDYVRAAEKLRKEIYSSEESNERLMRTYNVRIMRVEFYFLSQYVSPAVFPFRHILLGRGDHTLGALLDHLRLLRRDRAPTQGGAPPPGPGFQEGRFRRQLALLTWTLQGAANALSGDVWNIDNNF, encoded by the exons ATGGACCGGCTGTGGGGGCTGCTCTCCGGAGTG CACGGAGAGCTGGGCCCAGGCCGGGCCTACGGCACCTACAGGCAGGTGGAGGGCGACAAGGAGAGGccgatggaggaagaagagggagagcccccggcccccccgggcctcATGGAGCTGAGGATGTCGCAGTCACGGAGGAGGGGGTCAGGGGCATCCGGGGAGCAGAGCCTGAGCGCCCtggtgggggccgggccccgggccctgcGCAAGATGGCCACCTACCTCATCCTcgtctccctcctcatcttcaccGTGG CTTTCCTCCTGGGCTATGTCGTTTTCCGGGGCTCCTGCCAGTCTTGCGGAGACTACGTGACCGCGGTGGGCGATGATTCGGGGTACGAGGCGGGCCCGGACGCGGCCCGCTCCACCCTCTACTGGGCCGACCTGCAGGAGATGTTCCACAAGTACCTGGACGAGGGGCAGCTGGAGGCCTCCATCAG gtccACCAGCTCCCTGGAGCGCACCTCGGGCTCCGCGGGGATGACCGCTCTGTCTCACCAAATCCGGAACACGTTCTCCCAGAGGAAGCTGGACCACGTCTGGACTGACACACACTACGTGGGGCTGCAGTTCCCCGACCG GCTCCAGCCCAACTCCCTCTATTGGGTGGACAAGGCCGGGGAAGTAACAGACCAGCTGCCTCTGGAAGATCCCGACGTCTACTGTCCCTACAGCGCCAACGGAAACGCCacg GGCAGTCTGGTGTACGCTAACTATGGGCGGCAGGAGGACCTGGaggctttgaggaggaggggagtgaaccCCGCCGGACACCTGGTCCTCGTCCGGGTCGGGGAGACCAGCTTCGCGGAGAAG GTAGCCAACGCCCAGGCCTTCGGGGCCCAGGGAGTCCTGATCTACCCTGACCCCGCGGACATCTTGCAGGATCCCCGCAAACTGGGGCTGTCCAGCCACACGGCCGTCTATGGACAT GTTCACCTGGGCACGGGGGACCCCTACACCCCTGGTTTTCCTTCCTTCAACCAAACCCAGTTCCCACCCGTAGAGTCATCGGGGCTTCCGGGCATTGTGGCCCAACCCATCAGTGCCAACGTGGCCAGCAGACTGCTGAA GAGTCTGTCCGGCCCCGAGGCCCCCCGGGAGTGGAAGGGACGCCTCCCCGGGACCCCGTATAGCCTGGGCCCAACTCTGACCCCCGTGGGGTCCCAGCTCCGCCTGGTCGTCAACAACCTCCGCGTCTCCACCCCCATCAACAATATCTTCGGCTGCATCGAGGGGCGCTCGGAGCCTG ATCACTACGTGGTCATCGGGGCTCAGAGGGACGcctggggcccgggggccgccaaGTCTGCCGTGGGGACCGCCATCTTGCTGGAACTGGTGCGGACCTTCTCGGCCATGGTGAGCAATG GCTTTCAGCCCCGCCGGAgtctgctgtttgtcagctggGACGCCGGAGACTTCGGCAGCGTCGGCTCCACGGAATGGCTGGAG GGCTACCTCACTGTGCTGCACCTCAAAGCCGCCGTCTACGTGAGCCTGGATAATGCCGTTCTAG GAGACGACAAATTCTACGCCAAGACCAGCCCTCTCCTCGTCAGCCTCATCGAGAGCGTCCTCAAGCAG GCCCTtcgcccccattccctctcacctgccCAGGTGGACTCCCCCAACCGGAGTGGCCAGACCCTCTATGAGCAGGTGGTGTTTCCCGACcgcaagtgggaggcagaggt GATCCGGCCCCTGGCCATGGACAGCAGCGCTTACTCCTTCACCGCCTTTGGTGGCGTCCCCGCCGTGGAGTTCTCCTTCACTGAG GACGGCCAGGCCTACCCGTTCCTGAACACCAAGGAGGACACGTACGACAATCTGAACGGGGCGCTGTTCGGGCGGCTGCCGGCGGTGGCCCGGGCCGTGGCCGTGGTGGTGGGCCAGCTGCTCATCCGCCTCAGCCACGACCACCTGCTGCCCCTCGACTTCGGGTGCTACGGCGACGTGGTCCTGCAGCACATCGGCAGGCTCAACGAGTTCTCCGGCGAGCTCAAG gccCGGGGCCTCACCCTGCAGTGGATGTACTCGGCCCGCGGCGACTATGTCCGCGCAGCGGAGAAACTGAGGAAGGAGATCTACAGCTCCGAGGAGAGCAACGAGAGACTCATGCGCACCTACAACGTCCGCATCATGAGG gtggAGTTTTATTTCCTGTCCCAGTACGTCTCGCCTGCCGTGTTCCCCTTCCGGCACATCCTCCTGGGCCGGGGCGATCACACCCTGGGCGCCCTGCTGGACCACCTGCGGCTGCTGCGCCGGGACCGAGCGCCCACCCAAGGGGGGGCACCCCCGCCCGGACCCGGCTTCCAGGAGGGACGTTTCCGCCGCCAGCTGGCCCTGCTCACCTGGACCCTGCAGGGAGCGGCCAATGCCCTCAGCGGGGACGTCTGGAACATCGACAACAACTTCTGA